The Aureitalea marina genome includes a window with the following:
- a CDS encoding outer membrane beta-barrel protein — protein MMKDKKNIDRLFTERFKDFEASPSPEVWNRIAEKLKEEEDDRKIIPIWWKLAGVAALLALLLTAGKFVFFSDSDASSPVFVEENTSQEQMDTDGIKISEPDSEVVQVSPSERDDSEDDQTEELTTAVAQEEVQPSTDPSTNLANDPKPSNATNPALKQQDLDAGTAITSTTAVKKQTKSDEKSGVNADVTAVVTAAQNKKDPQQDPAAQITPIETKTTDAVVGNEPIDNSSNLPDSSVKTDLIIGNEVKAEEAVATTEEQKKEEEKPSILDAIEEQNEAIARNQQDKKKDRWEVTPNLAPVYYNSIGSGSSLDPTFADNPQTGDINMSYGVQVGYQVADRLTIRSGVSNVDLGYTTGGVELATGPVSTALRSVNYSNQGTVLSAYDAGTIRPTAPGAEDDPLSNLTPKSVGGNAEVSQSLSYFEVPMELKYDVLDSRFGISMIGGFSTLILSDNEISVRDGDFRSTIGEANNLNDLSFSTNVGVGFDYKFSKQIRFVVEPMFKYQLNPYSDSSVSFRPYYLGVYSGLSFKF, from the coding sequence ATGATGAAGGATAAGAAAAATATAGACCGACTGTTCACCGAAAGGTTCAAGGACTTTGAGGCTAGCCCTAGCCCCGAGGTCTGGAATCGGATTGCAGAGAAGTTGAAGGAAGAAGAGGACGATCGGAAGATTATCCCGATCTGGTGGAAATTAGCTGGAGTCGCAGCCTTGTTAGCGTTGTTATTGACGGCAGGAAAGTTCGTCTTCTTCTCCGACAGCGATGCCAGCTCACCTGTATTCGTTGAAGAGAATACCTCCCAGGAACAAATGGATACAGACGGCATAAAAATATCGGAGCCGGATTCTGAAGTGGTTCAAGTTAGCCCATCAGAAAGGGATGATTCCGAGGATGATCAAACGGAAGAGCTTACAACTGCTGTTGCCCAGGAAGAAGTGCAACCTTCCACGGATCCAAGCACAAATTTAGCGAATGACCCTAAGCCCTCGAACGCTACGAATCCTGCGTTGAAGCAACAAGATCTGGATGCTGGCACGGCAATTACTTCGACCACTGCAGTTAAGAAACAAACCAAGTCTGATGAGAAGTCAGGAGTTAATGCTGATGTAACTGCAGTTGTTACTGCTGCTCAGAACAAGAAAGACCCTCAGCAAGACCCCGCCGCACAAATCACTCCTATCGAAACGAAAACAACCGATGCCGTAGTGGGTAATGAGCCAATTGATAATTCATCGAATCTGCCGGATTCTTCCGTGAAAACAGATTTAATTATCGGAAACGAGGTAAAAGCTGAAGAAGCTGTGGCCACAACTGAAGAGCAGAAAAAAGAGGAAGAAAAACCTTCCATTTTGGATGCCATAGAAGAACAAAATGAGGCTATTGCCCGCAATCAGCAAGACAAAAAGAAAGACCGTTGGGAGGTCACTCCTAATTTGGCCCCTGTCTACTATAATTCTATAGGTTCAGGATCATCTTTGGATCCGACCTTTGCGGATAATCCCCAGACTGGTGATATCAATATGAGTTATGGGGTTCAGGTTGGCTATCAGGTAGCCGACAGGCTGACCATTCGGTCCGGAGTCAGTAATGTGGATCTGGGCTATACCACAGGTGGTGTGGAGTTGGCAACAGGCCCGGTAAGTACTGCCCTTAGGTCTGTGAACTACTCGAATCAAGGAACTGTCCTCTCTGCCTATGATGCCGGAACAATCAGACCTACTGCACCTGGAGCTGAGGATGATCCACTGTCCAATTTGACACCCAAGAGTGTTGGTGGTAACGCAGAAGTGAGTCAGAGCCTTAGCTACTTTGAGGTCCCCATGGAACTCAAATACGATGTCCTGGATTCTCGGTTTGGGATCAGTATGATCGGTGGATTCAGTACGTTGATCCTAAGCGACAATGAGATCTCGGTCAGGGATGGAGATTTTAGAAGCACGATCGGAGAGGCCAACAACCTGAACGATCTCAGCTTTTCGACCAACGTTGGTGTAGGTTTCGATTACAAATTCAGTAAGCAGATCCGGTTCGTTGTAGAACCGATGTTTAAATATCAACTCAATCCATATTCGGATTCATCCGTAAGCTTTAGACCCTATTACCTAGGGGTTTACAGCGGGTTGAGCTTCAAATTTTAG
- a CDS encoding RNA polymerase sigma factor produces the protein MTLEELIIKCKERDPKAQETLYRNYSGVLFAICLKYSPNYAEAEDNLQDAFLTIFNRIGQFKGKGSFEGWIKRITVNTALQKYRKQKVFDIANEDQIPEDEVQVEDEDVPLDFLLKIIQELPDRYRLVFNLYVMDGYAHKEIAEMLQISDGTSKSNLARARGILKKKLEEYHNANSA, from the coding sequence TTGACTTTAGAAGAGCTCATCATAAAATGTAAGGAGCGGGATCCAAAGGCACAAGAGACCCTTTATCGAAACTATTCGGGAGTTCTTTTTGCCATTTGTCTGAAGTATTCGCCCAATTATGCGGAGGCTGAGGATAATCTACAGGATGCTTTTCTGACCATTTTCAATCGGATTGGGCAATTCAAAGGCAAAGGTTCTTTCGAAGGTTGGATCAAGCGTATTACCGTGAACACGGCCCTGCAAAAATACCGCAAGCAGAAAGTGTTCGACATTGCCAACGAGGATCAAATTCCGGAGGATGAGGTGCAAGTAGAGGATGAAGATGTTCCATTAGATTTTTTGCTGAAGATCATCCAGGAGTTACCAGACCGTTATCGACTGGTCTTTAACCTCTATGTGATGGACGGATACGCGCACAAGGAAATAGCAGAGATGCTGCAGATCAGTGATGGCACCTCCAAATCCAACCTGGCCAGAGCCAGAGGAATATTAAAGAAGAAGTTAGAAGAATATCATAACGCAAATAGCGCCTAA